The following are encoded in a window of Sphingobium sp. AP49 genomic DNA:
- a CDS encoding TonB-dependent receptor has protein sequence MTRLSALKLSLIVASSWSAAAIAQEAPQEPQTDEGAAIIVTGTRAVGMSAAESAAPIQVLSEDAISHVGQPNMNQVLTQIVPSFTAQTQGTDMSSFSLSARLRGLSPNHTLVLVNGKRRHGNGILQVLGAFSGSAAPSIDLIPPDAIKQVEVFQEGAAAVYGTDAIAGVINFILKDQTDGGTFKVTGGQYYNSEGELFSASGNVGFKLGEDGYFDLTLFHRRQDYTTTGKGQVQVTQLDGTLQPNAPAQWSNLAGDALANINGGQPKSTLNVAFFNAGYDFGGVELYAFGDVSRREGWAKQGYRHPKRVCYESGNLGGNVTSAAYNPNICYSDTGTYGMVPLQHVIEDEYSFTVGAKGELGSDWNYDLSGTYGYQKNEIWTEKSAHREVWQESYAAALAGIGTPNTPDKAYDGGFRLSQTTINADIRKEFDVGMAAPLTFAFGGEYRKDMYEIVQGDFYSTYKTGVQSFPGYKATDAGRFTRNSKAGYINFIAQPVDGWSVDLAGRYEDYSDFGDTLIGKITTRYDFSSAFAIRGTASTGFRAPTLAEQKYSTINVGPTSAVAQLPAGTPAAQLLGFGPLGPEKSKNFSAGFVVRPVPKLAVTVDAYMIKIKNRITATASRNAVQGGVVQPGAAAIFDALAAAGIVLDTALQTVGVQSFTNGINTKTTGIDFSASYPVALDFGSLNLSLNANYNKTKITNNKVGYPLFNAASESNIEDSTPDYKIVFGALFKSGPFSMNLRETYYGKTSMLIRPGFTARNSSGAIIVPEGGFLIQDGAGGADQLYFNGVVKAAPITDLEVSYDFTDAVTFSLGANNLFNQKPEVPKLLKGVTVPVGQSPYINGSGAYDSPYGHGPYSTAGGYYYARIDFRF, from the coding sequence ATGACAAGATTATCCGCTCTTAAACTATCACTGATCGTCGCTTCGTCCTGGTCCGCTGCTGCAATTGCACAGGAAGCACCGCAGGAACCGCAGACCGACGAAGGCGCCGCCATCATCGTTACCGGTACCCGCGCCGTCGGCATGTCGGCCGCTGAATCCGCCGCACCGATCCAGGTGCTGAGCGAAGACGCGATCAGCCATGTCGGCCAGCCGAACATGAACCAGGTCCTCACCCAGATCGTGCCAAGCTTCACAGCGCAGACGCAGGGCACCGACATGTCCAGCTTCTCGCTGTCGGCCCGCCTGCGCGGCCTGTCGCCCAACCACACGCTTGTCCTGGTCAACGGCAAGCGTCGCCACGGCAACGGCATCCTTCAGGTTCTCGGCGCCTTCTCCGGCTCGGCCGCGCCCAGCATCGACCTCATTCCGCCAGACGCGATCAAGCAGGTCGAAGTGTTCCAGGAAGGCGCCGCCGCCGTCTATGGCACCGACGCGATCGCCGGCGTCATCAACTTCATCCTCAAGGACCAGACCGACGGCGGCACCTTCAAGGTCACCGGTGGTCAATATTATAACAGCGAAGGCGAACTCTTCTCCGCCTCGGGCAATGTCGGCTTCAAACTGGGTGAGGACGGCTATTTCGACCTGACCCTGTTCCACCGTCGCCAGGACTATACCACGACCGGCAAGGGCCAGGTCCAGGTTACCCAGCTCGACGGCACGCTCCAGCCCAACGCCCCGGCGCAATGGTCCAACCTGGCCGGCGACGCGCTGGCCAACATCAATGGCGGCCAGCCCAAGTCGACGCTGAACGTCGCCTTCTTTAACGCCGGCTATGATTTCGGCGGCGTCGAACTCTATGCCTTTGGTGACGTGTCCCGGCGCGAAGGCTGGGCCAAGCAGGGTTACCGCCATCCCAAGCGCGTCTGCTATGAAAGCGGCAATCTGGGCGGCAACGTCACCTCGGCGGCCTATAATCCCAATATCTGCTACAGCGACACCGGCACCTACGGCATGGTTCCGCTGCAGCATGTGATCGAAGACGAATACAGCTTCACCGTCGGCGCCAAGGGCGAACTGGGCAGCGACTGGAACTACGACCTCAGCGGCACCTATGGCTATCAGAAGAACGAGATCTGGACCGAGAAGTCGGCCCATCGCGAAGTCTGGCAGGAAAGCTATGCCGCAGCGCTCGCCGGCATCGGCACGCCCAACACCCCCGACAAGGCCTATGATGGCGGCTTCCGCCTGAGCCAGACCACGATCAACGCCGACATCCGCAAGGAATTCGACGTCGGCATGGCCGCTCCGCTGACCTTCGCCTTCGGCGGCGAATATCGCAAGGACATGTATGAAATCGTCCAGGGCGATTTCTACTCGACCTACAAGACCGGCGTTCAGTCCTTCCCGGGCTACAAGGCGACCGACGCGGGCCGCTTCACCCGCAATTCCAAGGCCGGTTACATCAACTTCATCGCCCAGCCGGTCGATGGCTGGAGCGTCGACCTTGCCGGTCGCTATGAAGATTATAGCGACTTTGGTGACACGCTGATCGGCAAGATCACCACCCGCTATGACTTCAGCAGCGCTTTCGCCATCCGCGGCACGGCCAGCACCGGCTTCCGCGCACCGACACTGGCCGAACAGAAATATTCGACCATCAACGTCGGTCCGACCAGCGCCGTCGCCCAGCTGCCCGCCGGTACCCCGGCTGCCCAGCTGCTCGGCTTCGGTCCGCTCGGCCCGGAAAAGTCGAAGAATTTCTCGGCTGGTTTCGTGGTCCGTCCGGTGCCCAAGCTGGCCGTCACGGTCGACGCCTACATGATCAAGATCAAGAACCGCATCACCGCAACTGCATCGCGTAACGCGGTCCAGGGTGGCGTGGTCCAGCCGGGTGCGGCCGCGATCTTCGACGCCCTGGCGGCGGCGGGCATCGTCCTCGATACCGCGCTTCAGACCGTCGGTGTGCAGAGCTTCACCAACGGCATCAATACCAAGACGACCGGCATCGACTTCTCGGCCTCCTATCCGGTGGCGCTGGACTTCGGCTCGCTCAACCTGTCGCTGAACGCCAACTACAACAAGACGAAGATCACCAACAACAAGGTCGGCTATCCGCTGTTCAACGCGGCATCGGAAAGCAATATCGAAGACTCGACGCCCGACTACAAGATCGTGTTCGGCGCCCTGTTCAAGAGCGGCCCGTTCAGCATGAACCTGCGTGAAACCTATTATGGCAAGACCAGCATGCTGATCCGGCCGGGCTTCACCGCACGCAACAGCAGCGGGGCGATCATCGTCCCCGAAGGCGGCTTCCTGATCCAGGACGGCGCCGGTGGTGCTGACCAGCTCTACTTCAACGGCGTGGTCAAGGCCGCCCCGATCACCGATCTGGAAGTGAGCTACGACTTCACCGATGCGGTCACCTTCTCGCTGGGTGCGAACAATCTGTTCAACCAGAAGCCTGAAGTGCCCAAGCTGCTGAAGGGCGTGACCGTACCGGTCGGCCAGTCGCCGTACATCAATGGCTCGGGCGCCTATGACAGCCCCTATGGCCATGGTCCTTACAGCACGGCGGGCGGCTACTACTACGCCCGTATCGACTTCAGGTTCTAA
- a CDS encoding TlpA disulfide reductase family protein, which translates to MTLLLLAGLAACDRQSPPAGQANASASGEVTSDEAQPATKGSAKGEFNYMIDRSKAGTPAPSFAFENPEGGKATLQDFAGRPLLVNLWATWCAPCVAEMPTLDALAEQSDSEGDKGLAVLTISQDVQGQAAIKPFFAKHKLPHLKGWTDPENKLGLGYATGVLPTTVLYDAKGKEVARVVGAMDWTGAEAQKLLATAKGN; encoded by the coding sequence ATGACACTGCTCCTGCTGGCTGGGCTGGCGGCCTGCGATAGGCAATCCCCGCCTGCGGGGCAAGCCAATGCGAGCGCCAGCGGCGAGGTGACGAGCGACGAGGCGCAGCCCGCCACCAAAGGCAGTGCCAAGGGCGAATTCAACTATATGATCGACCGCAGCAAGGCGGGCACCCCCGCCCCCAGCTTCGCCTTTGAAAATCCCGAAGGGGGCAAGGCGACCTTGCAGGACTTTGCCGGCCGGCCACTGCTCGTCAATCTCTGGGCGACCTGGTGCGCGCCCTGCGTCGCGGAGATGCCGACGCTCGATGCCCTCGCCGAGCAAAGTGACAGCGAAGGTGACAAGGGTCTGGCCGTATTGACGATCTCGCAGGACGTGCAGGGCCAGGCCGCGATCAAGCCCTTCTTCGCGAAGCACAAGCTGCCGCACCTCAAGGGCTGGACCGATCCGGAGAACAAGCTGGGCCTGGGCTATGCCACCGGCGTGTTGCCGACGACCGTGCTTTACGACGCCAAGGGCAAGGAAGTCGCCCGCGTCGTCGGCGCCATGGACTGGACCGGCGCGGAAGCACAGAAGCTGCTCGCAACAGCAAAAGGAAACTGA
- a CDS encoding response regulator → MPFFKRNRIRHADQDAREKDAQPPRRLRALLIDENSTARGVIARRLSYLNYDVAVAENGFVALNLLVTRPVDIVLIDMDLAVLPAIVTMQKIRATALVPHACFVMLAGRADGQSVVEALEAGADDHIVKPFDFDILDARLRHLCARAERLGTLSRHNAGLDARIARRAVELGETREALREMQVDRARLVSSIQALQDEVARLNALRN, encoded by the coding sequence ATGCCGTTTTTCAAGCGCAATCGCATCCGTCATGCCGATCAAGACGCACGGGAAAAGGACGCGCAGCCGCCACGTCGGCTGCGTGCCCTGCTGATCGATGAAAATTCCACTGCGCGCGGCGTCATCGCCCGCCGCCTGTCCTATCTTAACTATGACGTCGCCGTGGCCGAAAATGGCTTTGTGGCACTTAATCTGCTGGTCACCCGCCCCGTCGACATCGTGTTGATCGACATGGACCTTGCCGTACTGCCCGCCATCGTGACGATGCAGAAGATCCGAGCCACCGCCCTTGTCCCGCATGCCTGCTTCGTCATGCTGGCCGGTCGCGCCGACGGCCAGTCGGTGGTCGAAGCGCTGGAGGCGGGCGCCGACGACCATATCGTCAAGCCGTTTGATTTCGACATATTGGACGCTCGCTTGCGTCATCTGTGCGCGCGGGCCGAGCGGCTCGGCACGCTCAGTCGCCATAATGCCGGACTGGATGCCCGCATTGCGCGCCGTGCGGTGGAACTGGGCGAAACCCGGGAGGCGCTGCGGGAGATGCAGGTTGATCGTGCCCGGCTCGTCTCCTCGATCCAGGCGCTGCAGGACGAAGTAGCGCGGCTCAATGCGTTGCGGAACTGA
- a CDS encoding aminotransferase class I/II-fold pyridoxal phosphate-dependent enzyme codes for MTERPDNLSRRMLMRGAMGAAALASAAPALAQRDRKVAMSDDPKAMVATLTDGIFINSNENPLGPAPAALQALSGLDPLAGRYGMAFASKLESLFARQNGLSPDQVQVHPGSFMPLRSVALTYSSKTRPIAYFEPTFDQGFLGKGNQPVTRAVALPLAGDFTADVRKLLAAAPDAGVYYLCNPNNPTGLPIPRADIEWLLANKPAGSVLLVDEAYIHYSDAQSCLDLVAKGADVLVTRTFSKIYGLAGLRCGLIAGRKDLLDGMADYGVNITPMPAVVAAEASLLDPTLLPQRKAYNKAVRDDLFAWLDARGLKYLPSQTSFAMIHVGRPGADVTAALARQKIFIGGPRKHMDDWVRVSFGTPAEMQAFKTALARIMA; via the coding sequence ATGACCGAGCGTCCGGACAATCTCAGCCGTCGCATGCTGATGCGCGGCGCCATGGGCGCGGCAGCGCTCGCCAGCGCGGCGCCCGCCCTCGCCCAGCGCGACCGCAAGGTGGCGATGAGCGATGATCCCAAGGCGATGGTCGCCACGCTGACCGACGGCATCTTCATCAACAGCAATGAAAATCCGCTCGGCCCCGCCCCCGCCGCGTTGCAGGCGCTGTCCGGGCTCGATCCGCTCGCCGGCCGCTATGGCATGGCCTTCGCATCGAAGCTGGAAAGCCTCTTCGCGCGCCAGAACGGCCTGTCGCCCGATCAGGTTCAGGTCCATCCCGGCTCCTTCATGCCATTGCGGTCGGTCGCGCTGACCTATTCGTCCAAGACCCGCCCGATCGCCTATTTCGAGCCGACCTTCGACCAGGGCTTCCTGGGCAAGGGCAACCAGCCGGTCACCCGCGCCGTCGCCCTGCCGCTGGCCGGCGACTTCACCGCCGACGTCCGCAAGCTGCTCGCCGCCGCGCCCGATGCCGGCGTCTATTATCTCTGCAATCCCAACAACCCGACCGGCCTGCCGATCCCGCGCGCCGACATCGAATGGCTGCTCGCCAACAAGCCGGCCGGCTCCGTGCTGCTCGTCGACGAAGCCTATATCCATTATAGCGATGCCCAGAGCTGCCTCGATCTGGTGGCGAAGGGCGCGGACGTGCTGGTCACCCGCACCTTCTCGAAAATCTACGGCCTGGCTGGCCTGCGCTGCGGCCTGATCGCCGGGCGCAAGGATCTGCTCGACGGCATGGCCGACTATGGCGTCAACATCACGCCGATGCCCGCCGTGGTCGCGGCCGAAGCCAGCCTGCTCGACCCGACCCTGCTCCCCCAGCGCAAGGCCTATAACAAGGCGGTGCGCGATGATCTCTTCGCCTGGCTCGATGCGCGCGGCCTCAAATATCTGCCCTCACAGACCAGTTTCGCGATGATCCATGTCGGTCGCCCCGGCGCCGATGTCACCGCCGCGCTGGCTAGGCAAAAGATCTTCATCGGCGGCCCGCGCAAGCATATGGACGACTGGGTCCGCGTCTCCTTCGGCACGCCGGCGGAGATGCAGGCGTTCAAGACCGCGCTCGCCCGGATCATGGCATGA
- a CDS encoding siroheme synthase: MHSLPVFLRLEGRAVMLTGSGEAADAKRRLLERAGARVVGEDDGEARVAIVADGDEGVVARLRMRGVLVNATDRPDLCDFTLPAIVDRDPVLIAIGTGGASAGLAAALRQRIEALLPSGLGGLARALFAARGQLRELWPDAGARRQAIGKALAPGGAIDPLGFDPDVDFWLAESPEADNAELYYIRLSSADPDDLTVRDARMLALADRIYHDASVAPAILDRARADAARIVADGAPDAREAGLTLWISSATH, translated from the coding sequence ATGCACAGCCTGCCCGTCTTCCTGCGTCTGGAAGGACGGGCGGTCATGCTGACCGGAAGCGGGGAGGCGGCCGACGCCAAACGCCGTTTGCTGGAGCGTGCCGGTGCCCGCGTCGTGGGCGAGGATGACGGGGAGGCGCGGGTCGCCATCGTGGCGGATGGCGACGAGGGCGTGGTGGCGCGATTGCGCATGCGAGGCGTGCTGGTCAACGCGACCGACAGGCCCGATCTGTGCGATTTTACCCTGCCTGCGATCGTCGACCGCGACCCGGTGCTGATCGCGATCGGCACGGGCGGCGCGTCGGCGGGGCTGGCGGCAGCGTTGCGGCAGCGGATCGAGGCGTTGTTGCCGAGCGGGCTGGGGGGCTTGGCCCGGGCGCTGTTCGCGGCGCGCGGGCAACTGCGCGAATTATGGCCCGATGCCGGTGCGCGGCGGCAGGCGATCGGCAAGGCGCTGGCGCCGGGCGGGGCGATCGATCCGCTGGGATTTGATCCCGATGTCGATTTCTGGCTGGCCGAGAGTCCGGAGGCGGACAATGCCGAGCTATATTATATTCGCCTGTCGTCCGCCGATCCGGATGATCTGACGGTGCGCGATGCCCGGATGCTGGCGCTGGCCGATCGGATCTATCATGATGCGTCGGTCGCGCCGGCGATCCTCGACAGGGCGCGCGCCGATGCGGCGCGTATTGTGGCCGACGGGGCGCCCGACGCGCGTGAGGCCGGCTTGACCCTGTGGATCAGTTCCGCAACGCATTGA
- a CDS encoding response regulator transcription factor translates to MEADFVPVARALAARGLALRIASLAGERGALVKAGNAVILWQAVDDPGARVLAFERGIHDVVGPWMDPQEATARIMRLAMAPFEPARLQVGDLEFALIDRTVARAGRSIPLLAREYALLLYLARRPGEAVSRRSLLEAVWRIDFDPGTNSVEVHVSRLRAKLDRDFEWPMLRTLKGQGYLLQPRPAADDQF, encoded by the coding sequence ATGGAAGCGGATTTCGTGCCGGTGGCGCGGGCGCTTGCCGCACGCGGCCTCGCGCTGCGGATCGCGTCATTGGCGGGAGAGCGCGGCGCGTTGGTCAAGGCCGGCAATGCGGTGATCCTGTGGCAGGCCGTGGATGATCCGGGCGCCCGCGTGCTGGCATTTGAACGCGGCATTCATGATGTCGTGGGACCATGGATGGATCCGCAGGAGGCGACCGCGCGGATTATGCGCCTTGCCATGGCGCCTTTCGAGCCGGCGCGATTGCAGGTCGGTGACCTGGAATTCGCACTGATAGATCGTACCGTCGCGCGGGCCGGCCGGTCCATTCCACTCCTGGCCCGCGAATATGCCCTGCTATTATATCTGGCGCGTCGCCCCGGCGAAGCCGTCAGTCGCCGGAGTCTGCTCGAGGCGGTTTGGCGGATCGATTTCGATCCCGGTACCAATAGCGTCGAAGTGCATGTGTCGCGCCTGCGGGCGAAACTCGACCGGGATTTTGAATGGCCCATGTTGCGAACGTTGAAGGGGCAGGGCTATCTGCTGCAGCCGAGACCGGCGGCCGACGATCAGTTCTGA
- the argH gene encoding argininosuccinate lyase → MWGGRFAAGPASIMREINASIPFDKRLWKQDIAGSKAHVAMLAKQGIVDGEDAQAITEGLNRIAAEYEANGVPVNLDLEDIHMVTESRLAELIGPAAGRLHTARSRNDQVATDFRLWVRDAMDEVMAGLAGLQQALLARAADHADTVMPGFTHLQSAQPVTLGHHLMAYYEMVRRDRSRFADARARLDECPLGAAALAGTGFPIDRHATAAALGFAKPTDNSLDSVSDRDFALDYLMAATQASLHLSRLAEEFIIWASQPFGFVKLPDAYSTGSSIMPQKRNPDAAELVRGHAGRIMGCMTALCVTMKGLPLAYSKDMQDDKPPVFEAHDLLGLSIAAMTGMIETVTFRTDRMRGLAESGFATATDLADWLVREGDIPFREAHHITGRAVAAAEEAGVQLADLPLDTLKAIDARIDDRIYAVLTVDASVASRKSHGGTAPDQVRARIAAARATQE, encoded by the coding sequence ATGTGGGGTGGCCGGTTCGCGGCCGGCCCGGCATCGATCATGCGTGAGATAAATGCCTCCATCCCCTTCGACAAGCGCTTGTGGAAACAGGATATCGCCGGATCCAAGGCGCATGTCGCGATGCTGGCCAAGCAGGGCATCGTCGATGGCGAGGATGCGCAGGCGATCACCGAGGGGCTGAACCGGATCGCGGCGGAATATGAAGCCAATGGCGTTCCGGTCAATCTGGACCTGGAAGATATCCACATGGTCACGGAGTCGCGGCTGGCCGAGTTGATCGGCCCGGCGGCGGGACGCCTGCACACCGCGCGCAGCCGCAACGATCAGGTGGCGACCGATTTTCGCCTGTGGGTCCGCGACGCGATGGACGAGGTGATGGCGGGCCTGGCCGGGTTGCAGCAGGCGCTGCTGGCGCGGGCAGCCGACCATGCCGACACGGTGATGCCGGGCTTTACCCATCTCCAGTCGGCGCAGCCGGTGACGCTGGGCCATCATCTGATGGCCTATTATGAAATGGTGCGCCGCGACCGCAGCCGCTTTGCCGATGCGCGCGCGCGCCTTGACGAATGCCCGCTGGGCGCCGCCGCGCTGGCCGGCACCGGCTTCCCGATCGATCGCCATGCGACGGCGGCGGCGCTGGGCTTTGCCAAGCCGACCGACAACAGCCTGGACAGCGTCAGCGACCGCGACTTCGCGCTCGACTATCTGATGGCCGCGACCCAGGCGTCGCTGCATCTGTCGCGCCTGGCCGAGGAGTTCATCATCTGGGCGAGCCAGCCCTTTGGCTTCGTCAAGCTGCCCGACGCCTATTCGACCGGCAGCTCGATCATGCCGCAGAAGCGCAATCCCGATGCGGCCGAACTGGTGCGCGGCCATGCCGGCCGCATCATGGGCTGCATGACCGCGCTGTGCGTGACGATGAAGGGCCTGCCGCTCGCCTATTCCAAGGACATGCAGGACGACAAGCCGCCGGTGTTCGAGGCGCACGACCTGCTGGGCCTGTCGATCGCGGCGATGACCGGCATGATCGAGACGGTGACCTTCCGCACCGACCGGATGCGGGGCCTGGCCGAAAGCGGTTTCGCCACCGCGACGGACCTGGCCGACTGGCTGGTGCGCGAGGGCGACATTCCCTTCCGCGAGGCGCATCATATTACGGGCCGTGCCGTGGCGGCGGCAGAGGAGGCCGGCGTGCAGCTGGCCGACCTGCCGCTCGATACGCTGAAAGCTATCGATGCGCGTATCGACGATCGCATCTATGCGGTATTGACGGTCGACGCGTCGGTCGCCAGCCGCAAGAGCCATGGCGGCACGGCGCCCGATCAGGTGCGCGCGCGGATCGCCGCGGCGCGCGCGACACAGGAGTGA
- the lysA gene encoding diaminopimelate decarboxylase, which produces MDHFDYVDGAMQVEQVPLTEIAQQVGTPVYVYSTATLERHVSVFREGLAQLDNPLIAFAVKANPNAAVLATLAKLGLGADVVSGGELLRAVAAGIPAGRIVFSGVGKTAAEMRIALEQGIYQFNLESEPEAEMLSQVALSMGKKAPVAYRINPDVDAGTHAKISTGKSENKFGIPYDRALESYAAARDLPGLDVQGVAVHIGSQLTDLAPLEAAFVKVGALIEQLRAAGHDIRTADLGGGLGVPYNPSQPLPPSPADYGAMVTRITRDWPVRLMFEPGRVIVGNAGVLLSKVIRVKQGAQAPFVIVDAAMNDLMRPSLYDAWHDIRAVAPDGNRIASNVVGPVCETGDTFAMGRDMDVVAAGDLVAFMTAGAYGATMAGTYNSRPLTPEVLVSGDKWAVVRERPPVQALIDGDIIPDWVAG; this is translated from the coding sequence TTGGATCATTTTGATTATGTAGACGGCGCCATGCAGGTGGAGCAGGTGCCGCTGACGGAGATTGCGCAGCAGGTCGGGACGCCGGTCTATGTCTATTCTACCGCGACGCTGGAACGCCATGTCAGCGTGTTCCGCGAAGGCTTGGCACAACTCGACAATCCGCTGATCGCCTTTGCGGTCAAGGCCAATCCCAATGCGGCCGTGCTGGCGACGCTGGCGAAGCTGGGGCTGGGCGCGGACGTGGTGTCTGGTGGCGAGCTGCTGCGCGCGGTGGCGGCGGGCATCCCGGCCGGCCGCATCGTCTTTTCGGGCGTCGGCAAGACCGCCGCAGAAATGCGGATCGCGCTGGAACAGGGCATCTATCAATTCAATCTGGAGAGCGAACCGGAAGCCGAAATGCTGTCGCAGGTTGCCCTGTCCATGGGGAAGAAGGCGCCTGTCGCCTATCGCATCAACCCCGACGTCGACGCCGGCACCCATGCCAAGATTTCGACCGGCAAGTCGGAGAACAAGTTCGGCATCCCCTATGACCGGGCGTTGGAAAGCTATGCCGCCGCGCGTGACCTGCCGGGGCTGGATGTCCAGGGCGTCGCCGTCCATATCGGCAGCCAGCTGACCGACCTTGCGCCGCTGGAGGCGGCCTTCGTCAAGGTCGGCGCGCTGATCGAGCAGCTGCGCGCTGCCGGCCATGACATCCGCACCGCCGACCTAGGCGGCGGCCTGGGCGTGCCCTATAATCCTTCGCAGCCGCTGCCGCCGAGCCCGGCCGATTATGGCGCGATGGTGACGCGGATCACCCGGGATTGGCCGGTGCGGCTGATGTTCGAGCCGGGGCGGGTGATCGTGGGCAATGCGGGCGTGCTGCTGTCGAAGGTGATCCGCGTCAAGCAGGGCGCGCAGGCGCCGTTCGTGATCGTCGATGCGGCGATGAACGACCTGATGCGCCCCAGCCTCTATGATGCGTGGCACGATATCCGGGCGGTGGCGCCCGACGGCAACCGGATCGCGTCGAACGTGGTCGGGCCGGTGTGCGAGACCGGCGATACCTTTGCCATGGGCCGCGACATGGATGTGGTGGCGGCCGGCGACCTGGTCGCCTTCATGACGGCCGGCGCTTATGGCGCGACCATGGCTGGCACCTATAATAGCCGGCCGCTGACGCCCGAAGTGCTGGTATCGGGCGACAAATGGGCGGTCGTGCGCGAACGGCCGCCGGTGCAGGCGCTGATCGACGGCGATATCATTCCGGATTGGGTCGCGGGCTGA
- a CDS encoding TetR/AcrR family transcriptional regulator, which yields MTRCGKPSLLSRREARRLDRREAILAVAAQHFLENGYAATSMSGIAAILGGSKGTLWNYFPSKEELFRAVLENATSAYRARLSEILDPGGELAPTLRRISFSLLEKVTSPQAIALHRLIASEGSRFPEISRIFYDMAPRHTRMLLARFLEGAMDRGQLRRADPEDAARVLMRLTTSGCHELLLIGQIDQVTTAQMDVDAEFAADIFLRAYRPEQAAQN from the coding sequence ATGACACGCTGTGGAAAGCCCTCTCTTCTCAGCCGCCGCGAGGCGCGCCGCCTTGACCGACGCGAGGCGATACTGGCCGTCGCGGCCCAGCATTTCCTGGAAAATGGCTATGCCGCGACCAGCATGTCGGGCATCGCGGCCATATTGGGGGGGTCCAAGGGCACGTTGTGGAATTATTTCCCTTCCAAGGAGGAATTATTTCGCGCCGTTCTCGAAAATGCGACCAGCGCCTATCGGGCACGTCTTTCGGAAATATTGGATCCGGGCGGAGAACTGGCCCCGACGTTGCGAAGGATCAGTTTCAGCCTGCTGGAGAAGGTGACCTCGCCCCAGGCCATCGCCCTTCACCGGCTGATCGCATCGGAAGGCAGCCGTTTTCCCGAGATCAGCCGCATTTTCTATGACATGGCGCCGCGCCATACCCGGATGCTGCTGGCGCGGTTTCTGGAAGGCGCGATGGACCGTGGACAATTGCGGCGTGCCGATCCGGAGGATGCGGCCCGGGTTCTGATGCGGCTGACCACATCGGGTTGCCACGAGTTGCTGCTGATCGGCCAGATCGACCAGGTCACCACTGCGCAGATGGACGTCGACGCTGAATTTGCAGCGGATATATTCCTGCGTGCCTATCGCCCGGAACAGGCGGCTCAGAACTGA